In the Loxodonta africana isolate mLoxAfr1 chromosome 1, mLoxAfr1.hap2, whole genome shotgun sequence genome, one interval contains:
- the LOC135232719 gene encoding uncharacterized protein LOC135232719, with protein MTLAKLPIPPPPERALACLPATRPAILPQERELTLLPAICPAQPTLESTSAPPSCMPCPYPAEDSTCILSHHQPHSSFNGHRTSATCGYPLLPHQKEHQRSPLTSSPTPTPQETAFMIDPSFTRQSASTLQGKPSHPSPSRETICATPSNPSTPLLSEMPPTHRSDGYLTPPAPGGVPACPLTKFPTPPPVERVPSHPLYTLPTPCTSPALPMSDCEHSCAIR; from the coding sequence ATGACCCTGGCCAAACTCCCCATCCCTCCACCACCGGAGAGGGCACTTGCATGCCTCCCAGCCACCCGTCCTGCCATTCTACCACAGGAGAGAGAACTTACACTTCTCCCAGCCATCTGCCCTGCCCAGCCCACTCTGGAGAGTACCAGCGCTCCCCCCAGCTGCATGCCCTGCCCCTACCCTGCAGAAGACAGCACCTGCATTCTTTCTCACCACCAGCCTCACTCCTCCTTCAATGGACACAGGACAAGCGCTACCTGTGGCTACCCTCTTCTCCCCCATCAGAAAGAGCACCAGCGCTCCCCCCTGACCTCTAGCCCCACACCTACCCCACAGGAAACAGCATTCATGATCGACCCCTCCTTCACCAGACAGAGTGCCAGCACTCTCCAAGGCAAACCATCTCACCCCTCCCCCAGCAGAGAGACCATCTGTGCAACCCCCAGCAACCCATCTACCCCTCTCTTGTCAGAGATGCCACCTACACACCGCTCAGATGGCTACCTCACCCCTCCTGCACCAGGGGGAGTGCCTGCATGCCCTCTCACCAAATTCCCAACACCCCCCCCAGTAGAGAGAGTGCCTTCACACCCCCTGTATACCCTCCCTACTCCTTGCACATCACCTGCCCTCCCAATGAGTGACTGTGAGCATTCCTGTGCCATCAGATAG